TGATTTGCTATTAACTTATTTGTATAAAAAAAGAGGCCTTTTATACATCAAAAAAAGACTGAAATGTCACATATTATATATAAGTTCTACATAAATTATACGTTTCGAAAAATGAGCTTTATGATAGCGTCAACGTCAGCTCTCCTTGTTTTTAGCTGATCAGAATCTGAAAAAAAAATTCAAAAACCCTCATTATTTTCTATTAATGGCGGCATAAGATTACATTTCTTTAACTTATGAGTTGATTAATGGCATCTTGCAAGACTTGAGGAGAGGTGCGGAGAATTCGGCCATTTTTAGAATTAACCGGTACAAGAGTAACGCGCCCCAACACACAGGGCTTTTCCGTATTGATGCAGAAAATATCTTGATCCCAGAAGAGCCTAACTTTGTCTAGCTTGCTCAGTCTGGTTTTAACGATGACCTCGTTTCCCATCTGGATGGCTTTTCGATATTGGAGAGATAAGTCAATGACAGGGAGATCACAGCCCAATTGGACTAATGTTGCATATTCCAGGCCTACGGTGCGAAAAGCGGCAATGCGAGCAGCTTCCATCCATTCTAGATAGGAACCATGCCAGACTACTCCTGCATAATCCGTATGACAAGGCTGAACACGGATGGGATATTCAAACCACGGACTGGAACATTGAGGGGAAGGATTCATGAAATGTCATGGCAAATAACGGCTTGCCCCAACTAAGATACATCAGTCCTGAATGGGCACTGCCTCAACATCAACGGTTTCCTGGCTATCAGATTCATTACTATCGGGTTGTGTGTTTACTTGACGTTTTTTGTAGCCTTCAATTAACACCTGAGAGAGTTCTGAAACAAAGAGCGTCAGCAAGGCGAGATCATCAATTTGACCGACGATGGGAAAGATATCTGGAGAAATATCGAATGGACTTAAGAGGTATGC
The Acaryochloris marina S15 genome window above contains:
- a CDS encoding thioesterase family protein; its protein translation is MNPSPQCSSPWFEYPIRVQPCHTDYAGVVWHGSYLEWMEAARIAAFRTVGLEYATLVQLGCDLPVIDLSLQYRKAIQMGNEVIVKTRLSKLDKVRLFWDQDIFCINTEKPCVLGRVTLVPVNSKNGRILRTSPQVLQDAINQLIS
- a CDS encoding YkvA family protein, whose product is MNFSIKAIYNWYRNSLRNPKYRGWIIAGTLAYLLSPFDISPDIFPIVGQIDDLALLTLFVSELSQVLIEGYKKRQVNTQPDSNESDSQETVDVEAVPIQD